From the genome of Acidobacteriota bacterium:
AGCCGCGCCCAGCGCACGACGATCGTCCACGGGATGCTGGGGTTCGTGCTCATCGTGGTCATCCTGCAGCTCTGGCTGCTGACGGCGACGATGAACGCGTGGCTCGGTGGAGACGAATCGCTCGTGTGGCCCGGGCTGGCCGTCAGCGCGGGCGGGCTCGCGCTGAACGTGGGATTGCTGGCCTATCTCCGTCGCATCGAGCGCGCCAGCCGTTCCTGACGCGCGCCTGTCAACTGCTGACTGCTCGCGAAGGCGTCGCCGCCGGATTTCATCCGGCGGACGGGCACCACTGACTGCCGGACAAAGTCCGGCAGCCCGAGAGAGTCCGGCAGCGCGCGTAGAGGAGGACCGGCTCTCCGAGCCCGGCCCTTCGCGCCTGCCCGCTCACGCGCCGATGAACCGATAGCCGAGGCCCACGACGGTTTCGATCTGCTCGCCTGCCGTGCCGAGCTTGGCGCGGAGGCGGCCGACGTGGACGTCCACCGAGCGCGTTTCGATCGTGTGGTCGTAGCCCCACACGCGCTCGAGCAGGCGGTCGCGCGAGAGGACGCGGTTGCGGTGTTCGACCAGGCACTGGAGCAGCTCGAACTCGCGGCGCGTGAGTCGAATCGGCGAGCCGTCGACGTGGATGGCGACGGCATCGAAGTCGGCGGTCAGGTGCGCGTCGCGATAGACGTGTGCAGCGGGTCGCTCGTCGGCGACGGCGGACGGGCGACGCAGCACGGCGCGCACGCGCGCGGCGAGCTCGCGCAGGCTGAACGGCTTGGTGATGTAGTCGTCGGCGCCGAGATCGAGCCCCGCCACGCGGTCCACTTCCGTCGCGCGCGCCGTGAGCATGACGATGGGGACGTGACGTGATGCGGGGCGTGATTTCAGCACGCGGCACACGTCGAACCCGGACAGCACGGGCAGATTCAGGTCCAGGATGATCAGGTGCGGCGGCATCGCCGCCACCGCATCGAGCGCTGCCGCGCCGCTGGACACCGTCTCGACGCGCGTTCCCGGCTCCCGTTCCAGCGCATGTCTGACGAGATCCGCGATGTCGCGCTCGTCCTCGACGATCAGGATGCGAGTAGTCACGCCCACCCACGGTACGTCGCAGTCATGTCCCCCGCGTGTCGGGACGGTTAATTCCGTGTTTCCGCCATGCGCGGGCCGGGCAAGGCCATGTGCGGGCCGGGCGTTCCTGTTTATGATGGTCCGTGCCTACTCGCGCTGATGCCGCGCCCCACCTGCGGGCCAGGGAGAACCGGTTCCGGCTCGTCTTCCTGGTGATCCTCGTCTTCGGGATCACGGCGATCTTCATCGGGATGATCCGCTCGTTCCTGATGACGATCCTGCTGGCGGCGATCTTCGCCGGGCTGGGGTACCCGCTGTTCGCCGCGCTGACCGTACGGTTGCGGGGCAGGCGTGCGCTGGCGGCGCTGGCCACGCTCTTCATCGGCGTCCTGGCTGTGGTCGTGCCGCTCGGCGTCGTCGTGTGGCTGGTCACGCTGCAGGCGATTCGGCTCAGCGAGAACGTCCGACCGTGGATCGAGCAGATGGCCTCGCAGCCGACGTCGCTCGCACCGGTGGTCGAGCGCTTGCCGTTTGCCGAACACCTCGTGCCGTATCGCGACCAACTGCTGCAGAAGGCCGCCGAGCTCCTGAGCGGCCTCGGTGGCGCCACCGTCGCCGCGCTCTCGAGCACGACGCTCGGCGGGCTGCAGTTGGTCTTCAACGCGGCCATCATGGCCTACACGATCTTCTTCCTGCTGCTCGACGGACCGCGGATCCTGACGGCGCTGCGCCGTTTCCTTCCGCTCGGCGAGCACGAGCGCGATGTGCTGCTCGACAAGTTCGTGTCGGTCGCGCGTGCCACCCTGAAGGGCACGCTCGTCATCGGCGCGGTGCAGGGCACGCTCGGCGGCCTGGCGTTCTGGGTGGCGGGCATCGAACACGCGGCGTTCTGGGGCGCGGTCATGGTGGTGCTGTCGGTGATTCCTCTGCTCGGCGGCGCCATGGTGTGGGTGCCGGCCTGTATCATCCTGGCACTCAGGGGGCAGTGGGTGACGGCGTTGCTGCTGGCCGCTTTCTGCAGCCTCATCGTGGGTTCGGTCGACAACGTGCTGCGCCCTCGTCTCGTTGGACGCGACACGGAGATGCACGACCTGATGATCCTCTTCTCGACGCTCGGTGGCATCATTGCCTTCGGCGCGATCGGCTTCATCATCGGCCCCATCATCGCCGCCCTCTTCCAGACCGCGTGGGAGCTGTTCGGTGAAGCCTTCTCGGATCAGCTGCCCCCCTCGGAGGGAGTGGTGGACATTACCAATGCCGAGAATGCCGAAAGCGCCGGAAACGCCGGCCTGAGCTCCTGACGTCCTCTTTCCTTCGCCCTGACGTCCTGTTTTGTGCGGCTTCGCTGGAGTGTTCAATCGTGATGGGGCGCCTGTCGACCCGGAGTGGCTGTCGAGGATGGCCGCGACGCTCGGCCATCGTGGCCCTGACGGCAGCGGGTGCTGGACCGATGGCGGCATCGGTCTCGCGCATCGCCGGCTCAGCGTGATCGACGTCTCCGACGCCGGGCGTCAGCCCATGGCCTCCGAGGATGGCCGCATCATCGTCAGCTACAACGGCGAGATCTACAACTTCGAGGACGTCCGCCGGCTTCTCGTCGAGAAGGGCCACCGGTTCGCGTCGCGCACGGACACGGAAGTGATCGTGCACGCGTGGGAGGAGTGGGGCGTCGAGGCCGTGGCGCGCTTCAACGGGATGTTCGCGTTCGCGGTGTGGGACCGCGACGCGCGCACATTGTGGCTCGTGCGCGACAGGCTCGGCGTCAAACCGCTCTACTACGCGTCGATGGGCACTCGACTGGTCTTCGGATCGGAGATCAAGGCGTTGCTCGCCGTGCCGGGTGTGACGCCAACGCTCGATCCCGTGGCGCTCGACGCGTTCCTGGCGCTCAACTACGTCCCGGGACCGCGCACGATCTGGCGCGAGGTGGCGCAGCTGCCGCCTGGTCACGTGCTCACCGCGACGAGGGATCGGCTCGACGTGGATCCGTACTGGGACGTGCGGTTCGGGAAGGATCCACTGACCGATCGCGGTGCCGCGATCGGAGACATCCGCCGTCTGTGCGACGATGCCGTGCGCATGCGACTGGTGTCGGACGTCCCGCTCGGGGCGTTCCTGAGCGGCGGCCTCGATTCGTCGGCCATCGTGCACTTCATGCGGCCGCGGCACGCAGGCCCGCTGCACACGTTCAGCGTCAGGTTCGACGAACCGTCGTTCGACGAGGGGCCGTTCGCGGCTCTGGTGGCGCGGACCTACGACCTCACGCATCACGAGATCGTGTGTCGCGCAACTGATGTCCCGGCGTGTCTCGAGCGCATCGTCTGGCACGCCGACTCGCCGGTCGCCGACATCTCGATGGTGCCCATGTACAGGCTCGCGCAGGAGACGCGCCGCCATGTGACGGTGGTCCTCTCGGGCGATGGTGGCGACGAGGTGTTCGGCGGATACGCCGTCTATCACGCTGATCGCCTCGCGCGTGTCTGGCGTACGCTGCCACGCTGGTTTCGCGACAGGCTGGTGCGTCCCCTCGTGGAGGTGCTGCCGGCATCCAGCGGGAAGATGAGCCTCGACTACGCGTTGCGCCAGTTCGTGGCGGGTGCGGGGGAGTCGCCCGAACGCGCGCACTACACGTGGCGGACCATCTGCAACGACGGGGAGCGTGCCTCGCTGCTGAGGCCGGATGTCCACGCGGAGGCGGCGCGCGAGCAGGCACCGGACGCGCCGTTTCTCGCGGCGTACCGCGCGTCAGACGCCCCCGATCTGCTGGACCGCCTGTTCCACGTGGACGTCAAGACGTTCCTGGCCGACTCCATCCTGCCGAAGGTCGATCGGACGACCATGGCGTTCGGGCTCGAAGCGAGGACACCCTGGCTCGACTATCGGCTGGTGGAGCTCGGGGCGCGGATCCCGTGGCGCTGGAAGCTGCGCGGACGCGACACGAAGGTCATCTTCAAGGAGGCCATGCGCGGCCTCGTCCCCGATCCGATCGTGGCACGCACGAAAGCCGGCTTCCATGCGCCGCTGGCGGCGTGGTTCCGTGGTCCGCTCGAGCCGCTGGTGCGTGATGCCCTCTCGCCGGCGTCACTGGCCGTGTTGCCGGAACTGCAGCCGGCGCCCGTACAGGCGATGATGGAGGCGCATGTCGCCGGCAGGGCCAATCACGCCTTCAAACTCTGGGGACTCGTCACCCTCGTTCGCTGGGCGCATGCCTGGCGCCATTGATCGCATGCCCGAACCCGTCTCGATCATCGTCCCGGTTTACAACGAGGAAGGCGCGATCGCGGAGACGCTCGCCGCCATCGAGGACACGATGCACCACACTGGGCGCGCCTTCGAGGTCCTCGTCGTGGACGATGGGTCGGTCGACGGGACGGCAGACGTACTGACCGCCGTCGGTGCGCGCGTGGTGCGTCATCGCGCGAACCGCGGATACGGCGCGGCGCTGAAGACCGGGATTGCCGCCACCACGTATCCGCTCATCGCGATCCTCGATGCGGACGGGACCTATCCCGTCGCACGACTGCCGGCCCTGCTCACGCAGGCCGATGACGCGGACATGGTGGTCGGCGCGCGTACGGGCGGGAGCGTGCACGTGCCCGCGCTGCGGCGGCCCGTCAAGTGGATGCTGACGCGCGTGGCCAACGTGCTCAGCGGGCATCGCATCCCGGATCTGAACTCCGGGATGCGCGTGTTCCGGCGCGACGTGGCGCTGCGATTCTTCGAACTGTATCCGGACGGCTTCTCGTTCACGTCCACGATCACGCTGGCGTCGCACATCAACGGCTATCGCGTGGAGTACGTGCCCATCGACTACTACCGCCGCACGGGCGCCTCGTCGATCCGTCCCATCCGCGACACGATCAACTTCTTCCTCCTCATCGTGCGTCTCGTGGTGACGTTCCGTCCGCTGAACGTCTTCCTCCCGGCGGCCGCGCTCCTGCTCGTGCTGGGCGTGGTCAAGGCTGCCGTCGACTTCAGTCGCACGGGCGCCTTCGGCGTCGGCGCCGCGATCCTGATCCTCACCGCCATCCAGATCGCGCTGATGGGTCTGCTCGCCGATCTCGTGACGCGACGGACCAGTCTGTAGAATCCCGCGGCCCCTGAACCATACGGAGGCCAGGGCCTTCAGCCCCTGGCGCCGACGAACGGGTCAAAACCCGTTCGCTCCATCCGAAGAGCAGCTGGCAAGGCCGCCCTTGTCACCGCGGCAGCGTGACGGTGAAGACGGCTCCCGAACCGTCTGTCCGGTTGCCGGCGCTCACCTGGCCACCGTGGAGTTCGACCAGGTGCCTGACGATCGAGAGGCCGAGGCCGGTACCGCCCGACTCGCGTGAGCGGGCCTTGTCCACGCGGTAGAACCGTTCGAACACGCGCGAGAGCTCGGCGTCGGGGATCCCATGCCCCGTGTCGGCGACAGACAGGCGCACGCGGTTCCCGTCCGAGGAGGCGAGCAGATCGATTCGGCTGCCTTCGGGCGTGTACGCGCTCGCGTTCTCGACGAGGTTGCGGAGCACGTCGTGCAGCTTGGCGGGGTCCACGCGGATCGTCAGTGCCGGCGGCGTCACGTCGATGTGGACCGACTGGCCGCGCGCGGCGGTGATCGGCTGCAGGTCCGCCGTCACGGCCTGGAACAGCCCCTCGACCGAGACGTCGGCGAGTTCCAACGGTTCCTGGCCCGCGTCCAGGCGCGCGAGGCGCAGGAGGTCCTGGACCAGTCGCTCCATGCGCGCCGAATGCCGCGCGATGATGTCGAGGAACCGCACCGTCTCTGGCGACTGCGTCGGGCCGTCGAGCAGCGCCTCGACGTAGCCGCGGATCGCCGTGAGCGGCGTGCGGAGCTCGTGCGACACGTTGGCAACGAAGTCGCGACGGATGCGATCCGCGCGGCGGAGGTCGGTGATGTCGTGCAGCACGAGCACCACCGCGCGGCTGCCCGGCGCGATCGCGGGTGAGCAGCGCGCGATGAACGTCTGTGCGGCGTCGCGTCCGATCGCCAGCTCCAGCCCGCCCGGCCGTTCGCCGTGCAGCGCCTGGCTGATCTGCAGCGCGATGTCGGGGTGCCGGATCAGCTCGCCGTAGCGCCGGCCGATGGGAGAGGCGTCGAGGCGGAGCAGCTTCCGCGCGGCTTCGTTGGCCAGTTGGACCTGCTCGTGCTCGTCCACCACGATCACGCCTTCCACCATGCCGGAGAGCACGGCTTCGAGGCGCGCGCGATCGCGCGTCAGGTCGCCCAGTCGCGTTTCGAGCAGCGTGGCCGCGGTGTTGACGGCACGCGCGACGCGCCCGATCGCGTCTCCGCGCGTCTCGGGCAGCACGGCGCGAAGTTCGCCGCTCCCGAGCGCGCGGACCGCCGTGACGACGTCGCCGATTCTGTCGTCGACCACTGTCAGGGCGACCCATGCCGTGATCACGGCCGACACCGCTGCCGTCACGAGCCCGACCAGGCCGATGCGCAACAGGAACGCCGCAGACGTCTCCAGCGGCTCCTGCGTCACCCACGCCACGGCCACCGTGAACAGCGGCGTGAACAGCGCCGTCTGCAACGCCGTCAGGATGACGAAGGTGGGGATTCTCATGCCGAGTGCCGGTTCATTTCAGCTTGTACCCGAACTGCTTCACCGTTTCGATCGCGTCGATGAGCGGCGGCAGCTTCTCGCGGAGGCGGCGGACGTGGACGTCGACGGTCCGGGATCCGCCGGTGTACTGGTAGCCCCACACGTCGGTGAGCATCAGGTCACGCGAGAGTACGCGGCCGCGGTGTTCGAGGAAGTACCGCAGCAGCAGGAACTCCTTGGCTGTCAGGCGCACGTCATCGCCGGCGTGCGTCACGACGTGGCGATCGAGATCCATCCTGATGTCGTCGTACTCCAGCACGTGCTCGGGTGACGGGACAGGTGCGGCCGCCGCCGCTGCGACGCCCCGGTGCGACCGGCGCAGGAGGGCGCTC
Proteins encoded in this window:
- a CDS encoding response regulator transcription factor, whose amino-acid sequence is MTTRILIVEDERDIADLVRHALEREPGTRVETVSSGAAALDAVAAMPPHLIILDLNLPVLSGFDVCRVLKSRPASRHVPIVMLTARATEVDRVAGLDLGADDYITKPFSLRELAARVRAVLRRPSAVADERPAAHVYRDAHLTADFDAVAIHVDGSPIRLTRREFELLQCLVEHRNRVLSRDRLLERVWGYDHTIETRSVDVHVGRLRAKLGTAGEQIETVVGLGYRFIGA
- a CDS encoding AI-2E family transporter; this translates as MIRSFLMTILLAAIFAGLGYPLFAALTVRLRGRRALAALATLFIGVLAVVVPLGVVVWLVTLQAIRLSENVRPWIEQMASQPTSLAPVVERLPFAEHLVPYRDQLLQKAAELLSGLGGATVAALSSTTLGGLQLVFNAAIMAYTIFFLLLDGPRILTALRRFLPLGEHERDVLLDKFVSVARATLKGTLVIGAVQGTLGGLAFWVAGIEHAAFWGAVMVVLSVIPLLGGAMVWVPACIILALRGQWVTALLLAAFCSLIVGSVDNVLRPRLVGRDTEMHDLMILFSTLGGIIAFGAIGFIIGPIIAALFQTAWELFGEAFSDQLPPSEGVVDITNAENAESAGNAGLSS
- the asnB gene encoding asparagine synthase (glutamine-hydrolyzing), with amino-acid sequence MFNRDGAPVDPEWLSRMAATLGHRGPDGSGCWTDGGIGLAHRRLSVIDVSDAGRQPMASEDGRIIVSYNGEIYNFEDVRRLLVEKGHRFASRTDTEVIVHAWEEWGVEAVARFNGMFAFAVWDRDARTLWLVRDRLGVKPLYYASMGTRLVFGSEIKALLAVPGVTPTLDPVALDAFLALNYVPGPRTIWREVAQLPPGHVLTATRDRLDVDPYWDVRFGKDPLTDRGAAIGDIRRLCDDAVRMRLVSDVPLGAFLSGGLDSSAIVHFMRPRHAGPLHTFSVRFDEPSFDEGPFAALVARTYDLTHHEIVCRATDVPACLERIVWHADSPVADISMVPMYRLAQETRRHVTVVLSGDGGDEVFGGYAVYHADRLARVWRTLPRWFRDRLVRPLVEVLPASSGKMSLDYALRQFVAGAGESPERAHYTWRTICNDGERASLLRPDVHAEAAREQAPDAPFLAAYRASDAPDLLDRLFHVDVKTFLADSILPKVDRTTMAFGLEARTPWLDYRLVELGARIPWRWKLRGRDTKVIFKEAMRGLVPDPIVARTKAGFHAPLAAWFRGPLEPLVRDALSPASLAVLPELQPAPVQAMMEAHVAGRANHAFKLWGLVTLVRWAHAWRH
- a CDS encoding glycosyltransferase family 2 protein, which codes for MPGAIDRMPEPVSIIVPVYNEEGAIAETLAAIEDTMHHTGRAFEVLVVDDGSVDGTADVLTAVGARVVRHRANRGYGAALKTGIAATTYPLIAILDADGTYPVARLPALLTQADDADMVVGARTGGSVHVPALRRPVKWMLTRVANVLSGHRIPDLNSGMRVFRRDVALRFFELYPDGFSFTSTITLASHINGYRVEYVPIDYYRRTGASSIRPIRDTINFFLLIVRLVVTFRPLNVFLPAAALLLVLGVVKAAVDFSRTGAFGVGAAILILTAIQIALMGLLADLVTRRTSL
- a CDS encoding PAS domain-containing protein, with the protein product MRIPTFVILTALQTALFTPLFTVAVAWVTQEPLETSAAFLLRIGLVGLVTAAVSAVITAWVALTVVDDRIGDVVTAVRALGSGELRAVLPETRGDAIGRVARAVNTAATLLETRLGDLTRDRARLEAVLSGMVEGVIVVDEHEQVQLANEAARKLLRLDASPIGRRYGELIRHPDIALQISQALHGERPGGLELAIGRDAAQTFIARCSPAIAPGSRAVVLVLHDITDLRRADRIRRDFVANVSHELRTPLTAIRGYVEALLDGPTQSPETVRFLDIIARHSARMERLVQDLLRLARLDAGQEPLELADVSVEGLFQAVTADLQPITAARGQSVHIDVTPPALTIRVDPAKLHDVLRNLVENASAYTPEGSRIDLLASSDGNRVRLSVADTGHGIPDAELSRVFERFYRVDKARSRESGGTGLGLSIVRHLVELHGGQVSAGNRTDGSGAVFTVTLPR
- a CDS encoding response regulator transcription factor; translation: MSRILVVEDDPDIAELLRYYLERASHDVDVLSQGQAALARIRDRRPELVILDRMLPGMDGLEICRQLRATPESADILVIMVTARAEESDRIVGLELGADDYITKPFSAKEVVARVSALLRRSHRGVAAAAAAPVPSPEHVLEYDDIRMDLDRHVVTHAGDDVRLTAKEFLLLRYFLEHRGRVLSRDLMLTDVWGYQYTGGSRTVDVHVRRLREKLPPLIDAIETVKQFGYKLK